A single Garra rufa chromosome 9, GarRuf1.0, whole genome shotgun sequence DNA region contains:
- the syt11b gene encoding synaptotagmin-11b: MAEIADIRAAYDMSPVLAGFIGAGVLVVAVIALIFVWTCCQKHYNRTSYKLHGIQSEQSDPLTDPPYRFIHMLKGMSIYPDTLTSSKRIIRVARQARSQTTDGAQNNKGRPVVLVDMDSAAESGLLGEKQMQMRLGESGHEVPKLERELPVHADYCCLDSSSASSSQTSSTTVSSTATPFTPADEPSRGDLSIAIDYNFPKKALVVTILEARGLPAVEGQAGSADPYVKMTILPEKKHRVKTRVLRKTLEPAFDETFTFYGVPYSSLSDLSLHFLVLSFDRFSRDDVIGEAMVPLAGVDPSTGRVHITQQITKRSMQCVSRGELLVSLSYQPVSHRLTVVVLKAKHLPKLDITGLSGNPYVKLNVFYGHKRIAKKKTHVKKCTLNPVFNESFIYDVPADLLPDISIEFLVMDFDRTTKTQALGRLVLGANSPCPSGAAHWQEVCQNPRRQISKWHTLNEY, translated from the exons ATATGTCCCCAGTGCTGGCGGGGTTTATCGGCGCCGGTGTGCTGGTCGTTGCAGTCATTGCATTAATTTTTGTGTGGACATGCTGTCAGAAACATTACAACAGGACGAGCTACAAGCTTCATGGAATTCAATCAGAACAAAGCGATCCTCTCACAGACCCACCATACAGGTTTATTCACATGCTGAAAGGAATGAGCATCTACCCGGACACGCTTACCAGCAGCAAGAGGATCATACGAGTGGCACGCCAGGCCAGATCCCAGACCACCGACGGGGCTCAAAATAACAAGGGTCGCCCAGTGGTGCTGGTAGACATGGATTCGGCAGCAGAGAGCGGCCTGCTGGGAGAGAAACAAATGCAGATGAGGCTTGGGGAAAGTGGTCATGAGGTTCCCAAGCTGGAGAGGGAACTTCCCGTACATGCAGATTACTGTTGTCTGGACAGCAGCTCTGCAAGCAGCAGTCAGACCTCCAGTACTACAGTTTCCAGTACGGCTACACCTTTCACCCCTGCAGATGAGCCTAGCCGAGGAGATCTCAGCATTGCAATCGATTATAACTTCCCAAAGAAGGCCTTGGTGGTCACCATCTTGGAGGCTCGGGGGTTACCGGCAGTGGAAGGCCAGGCGGGCAGTGCCGACCCCTATGTGAAGATGACCATTCTTCCAGAGAAGAAACATCGCGTTAAGACTCGTGTCCTGAGGAAGACTCTGGAACCTGCGTTTGATGAGACCTTCACATTTTATGGCGTGCCATACAGCTCTCTCTCTGATCTCAGTCTGCACTTCCTGGTCCTGAGCTTTGACCGGTTTTCACGAGATGACGTGATTGGGGAGGCAATGGTACCGCTGGCAGGCGTGGACCCGAGTACAGGCCGGGTCCATATTACACAACAGATCACAAAGAGAAGTATGCAG TGTGTGAGCCGTGGTGAGCTACTCGTCTCTTTGTCCTATCAGCCTGTTTCTCACAGACTAACTGTGGTGGTGTTAAAAGCCAAACACCTTCCAAAATTGGACATCACTGGCCTATCTGGAA ATCCGTATGTGAAGTTGAATGTGTTCTATGGCCACAAGCGCATCGCCAAGAAGAAAACGCATGTGAAGAAATGCACACTCAATCCAGTCTTTAATGAATCCTTCATCTATGACGTGCCGGCCGACTTGCTGCCAGACATCTCTATCGAGTTCCTGGTCATGGACTTTGACCGTACTACTAAAACCCAGGCCTTGGGACGCCTGGTACTCGGCGCAAACAGCCCCTGCCCATCTGGAGCTGCTCACTGGCAGGAGGTCTGCCAAAACCCACGCCGTCAAATCTCAAAGTGGCACACGCTCAACGAATATTAG